In bacterium, one DNA window encodes the following:
- a CDS encoding class I SAM-dependent methyltransferase — protein MGTHKRHADHDPTDPGRHGRELYDLAELYDIAYDWDVARELQFVLACMEFYGAGEPSRLLEPACGTGRNLVCLGRMGLEALGYDVNPAALAFAQDRLREENLGERCRVQPGGMADFRSSERFQGAYTAINSFRYLLTDEEVAAHLQATAAMLEPRGVYVIDLSYAMPPRVRPRVIRWSARRGDTRIKVCWRTKEDRAARRSLETCTLEVQGPPVRAIETRHTTRLWRPGEFRAMVEENGFRLEAIYDAAYRHLPDEPLPHGGLDNLYHVLVKD, from the coding sequence ATGGGAACCCATAAGCGCCACGCAGACCACGACCCGACCGATCCCGGACGGCACGGCCGCGAACTCTACGATCTGGCCGAACTCTACGACATTGCCTACGACTGGGATGTCGCCCGCGAACTCCAATTCGTGCTGGCCTGCATGGAATTCTATGGCGCGGGCGAGCCCTCCCGTCTGCTCGAGCCCGCCTGCGGCACCGGCCGCAATCTCGTCTGCCTGGGACGGATGGGACTGGAGGCCCTGGGCTATGATGTGAACCCCGCCGCCCTTGCCTTCGCGCAGGATCGACTGCGGGAGGAGAACCTGGGCGAGCGCTGCCGGGTCCAGCCCGGTGGCATGGCGGACTTCCGCTCATCGGAGCGCTTCCAGGGCGCCTACACGGCGATCAACTCCTTCCGCTACCTGCTCACCGACGAGGAGGTGGCCGCCCACCTGCAGGCCACGGCGGCCATGCTGGAACCGCGCGGCGTCTATGTGATCGACCTGAGCTACGCCATGCCGCCCCGGGTGCGGCCGCGGGTCATCCGCTGGAGTGCCCGCCGCGGCGACACGCGGATCAAGGTCTGCTGGCGCACGAAAGAGGACCGCGCCGCCCGCCGCTCCCTGGAGACCTGCACGCTGGAGGTCCAGGGGCCGCCGGTGCGCGCGATCGAGACGCGGCACACGACCCGTCTCTGGCGGCCGGGGGAGTTCCGCGCCATGGTCGAGGAGAACGGCTTCCGCCTGGAGGCCATCTACGACGCGGCCTACCGCCACCTGCCGGACGAGCCTCTTCCCCATGGCGGGTTGGACAATCTCTACCACGTGCTGGTGAAGGACTGA
- a CDS encoding zinc ribbon domain-containing protein: MPTYEYSCQACGHALEAFQPMTAEPLHDCPVCGAPSLRRLISRGAGMIFKGTGFHATDYRKGGPAGGKEGGECPVADGKPEAKPAGCGGGCACHGGQ; encoded by the coding sequence ATGCCCACCTACGAGTACAGCTGCCAGGCCTGTGGCCATGCGCTGGAGGCCTTCCAACCCATGACCGCCGAGCCGCTGCACGACTGCCCGGTCTGCGGGGCACCCTCCCTGCGTCGCCTCATCTCACGGGGCGCGGGTATGATCTTCAAGGGCACCGGTTTCCACGCCACTGATTACCGCAAGGGCGGACCGGCGGGAGGCAAGGAGGGGGGCGAGTGCCCGGTGGCCGATGGCAAGCCTGAGGCCAAGCCGGCCGGGTGCGGCGGGGGCTGCGCCTGCCATGGGGGGCAGTGA
- a CDS encoding 50S ribosomal protein L11 methyltransferase, protein MSWRLALELEPTARDAAANLLFELGALGVEERDEGLHGWFADTAEPDALRRAVEDFLASLAESPATAPGLWRLRLEPVEDEDWLAGWKSHWRQQDIGRRLAVCPSWLEPQGADQRRVLRLDPGSAFGTGTHESTLLLLEWLDDLADERGPQGLATLTVLDAGCGTGILALAALKLGAAFALGIDHDPAAVAVARQNAHANGCRLNSHFLTSDPRQLGPEYRFDLVLANIQRSVIEEYFHDLLRVTAAGGRLWLAGLLADEEQAIRVLADEWGLPAPDLRRKGEWIAMGLIRPDHCEV, encoded by the coding sequence ATGAGCTGGAGATTGGCGCTCGAACTGGAGCCGACCGCCCGCGACGCCGCGGCCAACCTGCTATTCGAGTTGGGCGCCCTGGGTGTCGAGGAGCGCGACGAGGGCCTCCACGGTTGGTTCGCCGACACCGCCGAGCCGGACGCCCTGCGCCGCGCCGTGGAGGATTTCCTCGCCTCGCTGGCTGAATCCCCGGCCACCGCGCCCGGCTTGTGGCGCTTGCGGCTGGAGCCGGTGGAGGACGAGGACTGGCTGGCCGGCTGGAAGTCCCACTGGCGCCAGCAGGACATCGGCCGGCGTCTGGCCGTCTGCCCCAGCTGGCTGGAGCCGCAGGGCGCCGATCAGCGCCGGGTGCTGCGCCTTGATCCCGGCAGCGCTTTCGGCACCGGCACCCATGAGAGCACGCTCCTGCTGCTGGAATGGCTGGACGACCTGGCCGACGAGCGCGGACCGCAGGGCCTGGCCACCCTCACCGTCCTGGACGCCGGCTGTGGCACAGGCATCCTGGCCCTGGCCGCCCTCAAACTGGGCGCCGCCTTCGCCCTGGGCATCGACCACGACCCCGCCGCCGTGGCCGTGGCCCGGCAAAACGCCCACGCCAACGGTTGCCGGCTCAACAGCCACTTCCTGACCTCCGACCCGCGCCAGCTTGGCCCCGAGTACCGCTTCGACCTGGTGCTGGCCAACATCCAGCGCAGCGTGATCGAGGAATACTTCCACGATCTGCTGCGCGTGACGGCGGCGGGCGGGCGCTTGTGGCTGGCCGGCCTGCTGGCGGACGAGGAGCAGGCGATCCGCGTCCTGGCCGACGAATGGGGACTCCCGGCGCCCGACCTGCGCCGCAAAGGCGAGTGGATTGCCATGGGCCTGATCCGGCCGGACCACTGCGAGGTGTGA
- a CDS encoding M28 family peptidase — translation MRHLLPLLLALVALAAAPVRHAGPAAVAADQPCFDGDRAFALLVELCEFGPRVPGSPAARKSGDWLLARMKALGDEAWEQPFQAAVRAGHPLAKRNPELAAKGLAMRNLVCRFKPADTRRLLLAAHWDSRPFADLDPDKNKRNQPVLGANDAASGVAILLELARCLKERPPACGVDIVLFDGEDWGEHGHLDEYFLGSRVHARALTRPLPEAGILLDMVGQRDLRLPMEAYSAQAAPHLVEQVWSLAERMGFGHIFVREMGPAIQDDHLMLIQRGVPMIDIIDFDFPEWHTTKDTPAVCRAASLEAVGLVVEAFIREW, via the coding sequence ATGAGACACCTGCTGCCCCTCCTCCTTGCCCTGGTGGCCCTGGCCGCCGCTCCGGTCCGACACGCCGGACCGGCCGCCGTGGCCGCGGACCAGCCCTGTTTCGACGGGGACCGCGCCTTCGCCCTGCTCGTGGAGTTGTGCGAGTTCGGACCACGCGTGCCGGGCAGCCCGGCCGCGCGCAAATCCGGCGACTGGCTGCTGGCGCGCATGAAAGCCCTGGGCGACGAGGCCTGGGAGCAGCCCTTCCAAGCCGCCGTGCGGGCGGGACATCCCTTGGCCAAGCGGAACCCGGAGCTGGCCGCCAAGGGCCTGGCCATGCGCAACCTGGTCTGCCGCTTCAAGCCCGCCGACACGCGGCGCCTGCTGCTGGCCGCCCACTGGGACAGCCGCCCCTTCGCCGACCTGGACCCCGACAAGAACAAGCGCAACCAACCCGTGCTGGGAGCCAACGACGCGGCCAGCGGCGTGGCCATCCTCCTCGAGCTGGCCCGCTGCCTGAAGGAACGGCCGCCCGCCTGTGGGGTGGACATCGTCCTCTTCGACGGCGAGGACTGGGGCGAGCACGGCCACCTGGACGAGTACTTCCTGGGATCCCGGGTCCATGCCCGCGCCCTGACGCGCCCGCTGCCGGAGGCCGGCATCCTCCTCGACATGGTGGGCCAGCGCGACCTGCGCCTGCCCATGGAGGCCTACAGCGCGCAGGCGGCGCCGCACCTGGTCGAGCAGGTCTGGAGCCTGGCCGAGCGGATGGGCTTCGGCCACATCTTCGTCCGGGAGATGGGACCGGCCATCCAGGACGACCACCTCATGCTCATCCAGCGCGGCGTGCCCATGATCGACATCATCGACTTCGACTTCCCCGAGTGGCACACGACCAAGGATACGCCGGCCGTCTGCCGCGCCGCCAGCCTGGAGGCGGTGGGGTTGGTGGTGGAAGCCTTCATCCGGGAATGGTAG
- a CDS encoding extracellular solute-binding protein produces the protein MKRLLLPGLLALSLVLPGCREVDHRVTITLWHQMVPAERAILDELIAHYEDQHRGVRVRALYKETEELRSGFQASALAGSGPELVYGPSDVIGPFQTMGIIRDMTPWLHAREQDDFIDGALTWLPSREEGRAGALELLQVGDRIGNHLALVVNGNYLPQPPATDEEFIRLAREQTRDLDGDGRIDRYGVAWNYTEPFFVIPFITGFGGWLFDRGDPTQTTPDLDTPQSVAAFRYILALRDEHKVMPVSCDYEDADGLFKEGRSAMIINGDWSWGDYLARPELKAYVAPLPTVLSTGLPMGPMVATKGYSLNVNAQGAQADEAMALVRFLTSAPVQERFMTELKTLPSRRELLDHPLLASDPTLRASAIQMRNGHAMPVVAELRAVWDAMKPRYQALLGGSETPEQAARGMQADAETRIRTMNQELEPTAFVAVFKALLFAALAALVWWQRSSLGLFLRDWRRHKLAYLFVLPSFVVIAATIVYPFFYNVVLSLSNMSLRHFQDWQMIGLHNYVQVFRENVFWSVLLKTVIWTVVNVGFHVVLGVFLAVVINGPVAGKSLYRVLLIIPWAVPSYITALTWRGMFNPEYGAVNLIGSQLFNLPMIDWMKDPTAAFIACITTNVWLGFPFMMVIALGGLQAIPQELYEAARVDGASRWTQFRRITLPLLKPVMLPAVTLGTVWTFNQLNVMWLVSNGGEPSDKTHILVSYVYKAVFNLYQYGYGAALSMVIFFILLAFSISFLKRTSATKAVY, from the coding sequence ATGAAGCGACTTCTCCTCCCGGGGCTGCTGGCCCTCTCCCTGGTCCTGCCGGGCTGCCGTGAGGTCGACCATCGGGTGACCATCACCCTCTGGCACCAGATGGTGCCGGCCGAGCGGGCCATCCTCGACGAGCTCATCGCCCACTACGAGGACCAGCACCGCGGCGTCCGGGTGCGGGCCCTCTACAAGGAAACGGAGGAGCTGCGCAGCGGCTTCCAGGCCTCGGCCCTGGCCGGCAGCGGGCCGGAACTGGTCTACGGCCCCTCCGACGTGATCGGCCCCTTCCAGACGATGGGCATCATCCGCGACATGACCCCCTGGCTGCACGCCCGTGAGCAGGACGACTTCATCGATGGGGCGCTCACCTGGCTCCCCAGCCGCGAGGAAGGGCGGGCCGGCGCCCTCGAGCTGCTGCAGGTGGGGGACCGCATCGGCAACCACCTGGCGCTGGTGGTGAATGGCAACTATCTGCCCCAACCGCCCGCCACCGACGAGGAATTCATCCGTCTGGCCCGCGAGCAGACGCGGGATCTGGACGGGGACGGCCGCATCGACCGCTACGGCGTCGCCTGGAATTACACCGAGCCCTTCTTCGTGATTCCCTTCATCACCGGCTTCGGCGGCTGGCTCTTCGACCGCGGCGATCCCACCCAGACCACGCCCGACCTGGACACGCCGCAGTCCGTGGCGGCCTTCCGCTACATCCTCGCCCTGCGCGACGAGCACAAGGTGATGCCGGTCAGCTGTGATTACGAGGATGCCGACGGCCTCTTCAAGGAGGGGCGCTCGGCCATGATCATCAACGGGGACTGGAGCTGGGGGGACTACCTGGCCCGGCCCGAGCTGAAGGCCTACGTGGCGCCCCTGCCCACCGTCCTCTCCACCGGCTTGCCCATGGGACCCATGGTGGCGACCAAGGGCTATTCCCTCAATGTCAACGCCCAGGGGGCGCAGGCCGACGAGGCGATGGCCCTGGTGCGCTTCCTCACCTCCGCCCCGGTGCAGGAACGCTTCATGACGGAGCTGAAGACCCTGCCCTCGCGCCGCGAACTGCTCGATCACCCCCTCCTCGCCAGCGATCCCACCCTGCGCGCCAGCGCCATCCAAATGCGGAACGGGCACGCCATGCCCGTCGTGGCGGAGCTGCGCGCCGTCTGGGACGCCATGAAGCCGCGCTACCAGGCCCTGCTGGGGGGCTCCGAGACGCCGGAGCAGGCCGCCCGCGGCATGCAGGCCGATGCCGAGACGCGCATCCGCACCATGAACCAGGAGCTGGAGCCCACCGCCTTCGTGGCTGTTTTCAAAGCCCTGCTCTTCGCCGCCCTGGCCGCCCTTGTCTGGTGGCAACGGAGCAGCCTGGGCCTCTTCCTGCGGGATTGGCGCCGCCACAAGCTGGCCTACCTCTTCGTCCTGCCCAGTTTCGTGGTCATCGCCGCCACCATCGTCTACCCCTTCTTCTACAACGTGGTGCTCTCCCTCTCCAACATGAGCCTGCGCCACTTCCAGGACTGGCAGATGATCGGCCTGCACAACTACGTCCAGGTCTTCCGTGAGAACGTCTTCTGGAGCGTGCTGCTCAAGACGGTGATCTGGACCGTGGTCAACGTGGGTTTCCACGTGGTGCTGGGCGTCTTCCTGGCCGTGGTGATCAACGGCCCGGTGGCGGGCAAGAGCCTCTACCGCGTGCTGCTCATCATCCCCTGGGCGGTGCCCAGCTACATCACGGCGCTCACCTGGCGGGGCATGTTCAACCCGGAATACGGCGCCGTCAACCTCATCGGCAGCCAGCTCTTCAACCTGCCCATGATCGACTGGATGAAGGATCCGACCGCCGCCTTCATCGCCTGCATCACCACCAACGTCTGGCTGGGCTTCCCCTTCATGATGGTGATCGCCCTGGGCGGGCTGCAGGCCATTCCCCAGGAGCTCTACGAGGCGGCGCGGGTGGACGGCGCCAGCCGCTGGACGCAGTTCCGCCGCATCACGCTGCCGCTGCTCAAGCCGGTCATGCTGCCCGCGGTGACCCTGGGCACGGTGTGGACCTTCAACCAGCTCAACGTCATGTGGCTGGTCTCCAATGGCGGCGAGCCCAGCGACAAGACGCACATCCTCGTCTCCTACGTCTACAAGGCGGTCTTCAACCTCTACCAGTACGGCTACGGGGCGGCGCTCTCCATGGTGATCTTCTTCATCCTGCTCGCCTTCTCCATCTCCTTCCTGAAGCGCACCAGCGCCACCAAGGCCGTGTACTGA